TCGGGTAACTGAATAAGGTACAATGATGCTATTTTCAGTCCGATGATATCGGTTTATATAGTCCACCAACCTTCACTGGGGACACTGTGCGGCGGGTTCACTCGCGTTCACTCGGTTGTTCTCCTGTAGGAACTCATCGCCCAGTCGCTGACTCTAATGCAGCTGTCGTTTTTCGAGATATTCGTGCGGTTCCAACGTGTGCTAATCGGTCCATTGAATTCAACAAACACTTTGGCTCTCCTGACGTCAATAAAACAGACTGTCGGTTAGTTTTTCAAACAAGAATATTATAGTATAATGTAAACAAATAACGGTTGGAAAGTGCGATATTTACCAAAAAAATGGTAGCGATACTACGTAACTATATTTGAATAGAACTCGAACAGGTGGTTTGTGGTTTTGAATAATCGGTGCGAACTGCAAAGGAAACCAACGTTCATTTTATTTGCGTTCTTTTCTGTAAGCATGTTGCGCGAAACAGGTTTTTCTGTAACGTCTTTGTTCAGTGATGGGCTACTGATGGGCACGAGCACGACGCAATGAAATGCTAGGGACAATAAAAAGTGAACGGGAGAGTCTAATATATTATATGAAACATCGACCTAAACTTCATAAAATTTTGCAGTTAGGcctatcaatttttttttacaatttggaCGTCAGAATGGTAACACATTTTCCTGATATTTCTTTGGAGATTTACGCATTTTTTTCTAGAATAAACCAGATCTTCCATGCATTTTTCGGTGAGGTTAATTCTTCTAtattattttagattttcGCCAGCGTACTTTAGGCTATAGCTTATATTAGCTTATCTTATAAAACATATTCTGAAATCTACTTTATTGTGGAATCAGTAAAAAAATGGCTAAGTTGTTAGTGCATCGAAATAGATTTTTGGTATAGATAAGACGCAGCAAATCGTTGTGTCCGAGCCCGTGTGATTCattcatgcaatttttttcgtttattccGTCCGTTTGCGTAGCGTGCCTGATACAAATACAGATAAACAATTAAGGATATCATAATACTGAACAATAGAGATAGAATATCCTTTACAACCTGAGACTTAACATTCCACTACATATTAGCCTCTTTATCTGCTGTTATTCAAGTTCACAAAGTCTGTGAAATTAACTGTTACAGCAGTTGTGACATTGTCTAAAGATGTTCCAGTCTTTTTATATTCGAATATTTTACTTTGTAGCATGCAGTTATACACGCAAGTATTTTTATACGCTTTGATAACACTTCACATGCCATTTTTGGTTAATCAGCaatcgatttcattttttatttgatgaatGTGCAATCAACACGGATTTAAGGTTGcggtcaaaaataaaaccataatAAGCTGATGCGTTTTAAAACATTATGGATTATTCTTATactattgtttgttgttgttgttgctgttcatCCCTTATGGTGCTGGGAGAGGTATAACCAAAGCACAAACCGTCATGCAGACTCCTAAAGCATTGTTACACGATACAAGCGCTGCAGGTATGGCGGCACCCCATGTCGGCACTCCGAAGGTAAATCCTGCTGCCGCGTAACAGGCGACGGCCAAAGCGTTACAACCGGTTTGGCATATTCCGTAAGAAATGATTCCGCCTTCCGTCAACAACGGCAGAGCTGTTGTCATAAGTAAACCGACTACAAGGAAATTTCTTGACAGCAGGTGCTGCATCATCTTTCTTACGGGGAAAACTGATTTAGCAATCAGTAAAATTAATATCACAGCATGGAAAGAAATAAGGTAATATATGACAGATTATACCTTAAAAATGAATGATGATGTGAATACGGTTCCAGTGTATTAGGCTAAACGATGGTTGAATCTCGTTTGGGAAGCTAAGCACTGTTATAGTTACATAATTAAATTAAGATGCCAGAATATTTTCACGAACAAATCTGAACAAAACTCAAATTTACCTATAAGTTAAAAATGTATGTAAGAGCCTTGATTGCTGGAGGTATATTTTCTAGCAACTTCAGTATCCAGCACAAGCTACCGTGGGCTGCCGTCGGGGCTGCCTCAGAATAGAGAATACGTAGGGGAGAGTTGTACTAGTTGAcgcgattttttgttttttggccaccatacttttaaaaataatttttcgaaaCTCCCGATTATCTTAAAAGAAAGAGGGGAGAATAAGCTATATGCctcgaatttttaattaacagaAACTCCCCTTTATTAggtcaaaaagtaaatttgaaaaCGTCAAAATTAAAAGTCGAGATGCCCCGTTGAAGGGGCACTTCGCTCCATGTATGGGGGCATAAAAGCCCATGTTATTCTTATGGACTAACAGTCCAAGGGACGGTACATCAGtaaaacgaataaataaataaagaaagtttAGATTCAAAAGTATATTCTTGGTGGAATGATAACAATACACGAGTTATCTAAAAATCACAAATTTTAATGGCCACGACATCAAGATCATTAAAATAACTAAGAACAATTGGCCGTGATGTGGTTCTCTGGAACGGGAGTTTGGCCTTCTTGGACGATGTTATCGTTGGATGCTGGGTTTCTATGAAGATGGGACTGGTGATGAATTAGGCCTAAAAGGACGATCCGTGACGAAAGATGGAGCAAAGTCGACGTCACCATCGAAGATAAATCTATAAAATGGGACTAGCCCAGCCACTCTAAACCCAGACGTGATGTATGCTGGTGTTGTTGGTCTAGATAGATTGAATATACAATAAGATcagaaataatgaaaagggTAGAATTCTAATACAAGCAATAGGTCTACCTTGATGATGAACAAATCGAAATCTTTGTCTGACATATCCAGCCAGACTTATTGGCTGATCCAACAGAACCAAGAGGGGCACCATTGAGGAAATATTCCTTAAAATGAACTCTgaaataaacagaaaaatttgttAGCAAAAGACCATAtttgagttgaaaaaatattaccgtGGAAAGACAAAGAGTGGTGGAATGGACTTCCCTGTGGTAGATACTGCAAGGCAGACGGGGAGGgacaatacatttttcttggGTAGCGTACTGATAAGCCAATCTTCTCATGTCTGTGACTCTGTGGTAGTGATTCCATGATTAATGTCACTAGCCCTTTTGACGTAATTGCTAAGGTTGCTTTCTTGTTTGCTTTTGAAAACCTAGAGCGAACAAGAAAGAGTTAACATTCCAACACATATACAGTAAAAATTATAAGTGGAATTACCTTATGAGGTTTTTGGTGACCCCCAATGATTGTAGTTGCTTCAGCTTCATCTTTAATTCCAACAgccaagaaatttttaacatATCACAGAAGATATCTTTTTGGGATGGAGGTTGCTTTGGAAACATCACACACTTTTTGATTCTCAGCAACAACTTTCGTGACAGCTTTCAAAATGTAACCATCTGGATACATACAACTTTCAGTTTTTCCCATATAATGCCTAAACATGTtacatttaacaaaaattgacaGAATTTTTACACTCACCATTTTGACATTAGACGACATAGATGTTATACCCGCAAACTGCCCCAACGTTGCCAGGCCAGTTTGCCTCAAGAATAGGTGTCGTTAATCAAATGGATTTTTCAGTAACTCCTCTAAGGAGaaataataaactaaaaaatcagattgaaagagaaaagaatttccttcAAGAATATTATTGGTTGaaagttttattctatttctgaaacccgtaaattgaaaaaatctgtCAAAGCTGATGACACGATTTTAAGGCGCCAAAAttgttgtttcatttattACTGAACCCTTCGgacttttttaatgattttttttttaaacgatggAGATTTTCGGGTTGCATAAGCATGAATTTTTCTGACacttaaatttcattaaaacataTCTCAATATCGATAGTGCCAACATACACACTACCCTAACtgccccgttctcccctatATGCGCAAGTCGTATTGTACAACATGTTTATTGGCAGCATGCAGCGCTTTCTTCGAAAGATAACAACGTTCATGTTGACTTTAGTCtactttattatattttttatcagCAGCATGACTCATAAATCTATTAATTACAGTAGTCTAAAGCACACTATTAAATTATTACGGAATGACTCATAAACTATCATTCATATAGtctaaatattatttattccaTATAATTGATAttgaatgaaaccaaaattatATACAACATGAAAGCAAAATTGCTGGTCAATAGTGACCTAGGCAATGccaaaaaaactgaaatggaTATAGGATTTTCATATATCTAAAGCTAGATGTATACACAGTGCAAGTGGAAGTCAGAGATAACGCACAAGGTTGTATAGTCCACGACTTatcttagtaaaaaaaaaaaccctgccACTCTTCGATTAATCAGAGAAGgacaaatattcaaatattttactgGTTCACAAATATACAGACTGGTCGTGAAAATTCCATATCTGTAggtaattgaaataattggcTTGCCACTTACAAGTCTAccgcttatttttctttcacacaAATTATTACTTAACTCAATTTCTAATAGGGCCTAATACgacttcttcatcatcagaaAATAATTCTGTGTTTTTATTGTGCTGTCGTATTGGTTTCAAGACTATATGATAAATGCATTTTCTTTGCGAACGTGTATTATATATAACTTTTAACTGGTACTATAATCTTGGCAAATCTTTCATGGTCTATTATGCGTAATAGGTGTCAATGGGAACACATGGGAACAAACTGAAAATTTTGAGTGGCTGGAATCCggcc
Above is a genomic segment from Daphnia pulicaria isolate SC F1-1A chromosome 8, SC_F0-13Bv2, whole genome shotgun sequence containing:
- the LOC124312696 gene encoding uncharacterized protein LOC124312696; translated protein: MFPKQPPSQKDIFCDMLKISWLLELKMKLKQLQSLGVTKNLIRFSKANKKATLAITSKGLVTLIMESLPQSHRHEKIGLSVRYPRKMYCPSPSALQYLPQGSPFHHSLSFHEFILRNISSMVPLLVLLDQPISLAGYVRQRFRFVHHQDQQHQHTSRLGLEWLG